A stretch of Methylogaea oryzae DNA encodes these proteins:
- the der gene encoding ribosome biogenesis GTPase Der, with product MLPVVALVGRPNVGKSTLFNYLTRSKDALVADFPGLTRDRKYGQARRGEKPFLLVDTGGIVEEACDETGRKTAEGIDEAAMRQVDLALEEADLVLFLVDAREGLNASDEAIARRLRRIAKPILLVANKIDGINASLATAEFHALALGDPLWLAAAHGTGADKLLGEIEALLPETVEEPEGKAPDGIRIAVVGRPNVGKSTLVNRILGEERVVVFDQPGTTRDSIYIPFERNDKPYTLIDTAGVRRRSRVDEAVEKFSIIKTLQAIDRAHVVIYLIDASEGVTDQDASLLGQVLDAGRALIIGLNKWDGLSADQRQTVRRQMDLRLAFVEFAERHCISALHGSGVGVLFDRVDEIYAAGNRNLSTPLLTKLVLEAQEAHQPPLVQGRRIKLKYAHQGGTNPPTVIIHGNQTESLAESYRRYLVNFLRQKLRLQGTPLRLEFRSSTNPFKDRPNPLSESQIRKKRRLMRHVKKRG from the coding sequence ATGTTGCCCGTCGTCGCCCTAGTCGGACGCCCCAACGTGGGCAAATCCACCCTGTTCAATTACCTCACCCGCAGCAAGGACGCCCTGGTGGCGGACTTTCCGGGGCTTACCCGCGACCGTAAATACGGCCAGGCGCGCCGGGGCGAAAAGCCGTTCCTGCTGGTGGACACCGGCGGCATCGTCGAAGAAGCCTGCGACGAAACCGGCCGCAAGACCGCCGAAGGCATAGACGAAGCGGCCATGCGCCAGGTGGACCTGGCGCTGGAAGAAGCCGACCTGGTGCTGTTCCTGGTGGACGCCCGCGAAGGGTTGAACGCTTCGGACGAAGCCATCGCCCGCCGCCTGCGCCGCATCGCCAAGCCCATCCTGTTGGTGGCCAACAAAATCGACGGCATCAACGCCAGCCTCGCCACGGCGGAATTCCACGCCCTGGCCCTGGGCGATCCCCTCTGGCTGGCGGCCGCCCACGGCACCGGCGCGGACAAGCTGCTGGGGGAAATCGAAGCCCTGTTGCCGGAAACCGTGGAGGAGCCGGAGGGCAAAGCGCCGGACGGTATCCGCATCGCCGTGGTGGGCCGCCCCAACGTGGGCAAGTCCACCCTGGTCAACCGCATCCTCGGCGAGGAGCGGGTGGTGGTGTTCGACCAGCCCGGCACCACCCGCGACAGCATCTACATTCCCTTCGAGCGCAACGACAAGCCCTACACCCTCATCGACACCGCCGGCGTCAGGCGCCGCTCGCGGGTGGACGAGGCGGTGGAAAAATTCAGCATCATCAAGACGCTGCAAGCCATCGACCGGGCCCACGTGGTCATCTACCTGATCGACGCCAGCGAAGGTGTTACCGACCAGGACGCCAGCCTGCTTGGCCAGGTGCTGGACGCCGGCCGGGCGCTCATCATCGGCCTCAACAAATGGGACGGCTTGAGCGCCGACCAGCGCCAGACCGTGCGCCGGCAAATGGACCTGCGCCTGGCCTTCGTCGAATTCGCCGAGCGCCACTGCATCTCCGCCCTGCACGGCAGCGGCGTGGGCGTGTTGTTCGATCGGGTGGACGAGATCTACGCCGCCGGCAACCGCAACCTGTCCACGCCGCTGTTGACCAAGTTGGTGCTGGAGGCCCAGGAGGCCCACCAGCCGCCCCTGGTGCAAGGTCGCCGCATCAAGCTGAAATACGCCCATCAGGGAGGCACCAATCCGCCCACGGTCATTATTCACGGCAACCAAACCGAGAGCCTGGCCGAGTCCTACCGGCGCTATTTGGTCAACTTCCTGCGGCAAAAGCTGCGCCTGCAAGGCACGCCGTTGCGACTGGAGTTCCGTTCCAGCACCAATCCGTTCAAAGACCGGCCCAATCCCTTGAGCGAAAGCCAAATCCGCAAAAAACGGCGCTTGATGCGGCATGTTAAAAAGCGCGGCTGA
- the bamB gene encoding outer membrane protein assembly factor BamB: MSRHALVPRIPVARALLRGALLASLLPLAGCAQLQAVNEGFNSLTEYITGKDNAAPPTPLQEIKEEVAVEVVWKDTVGEGYDGHSLNLIPALDGDRLYVASHDGHVEARDKNTGQVLWAVDTGYPFSGGIGVGPGHLLIGTDNADMVALSATDGALQWQATVSSEVLSIPKEDKGFVVIRCTDGRLYGLDAATGGRRWYFERPVPALSLRIMGGPAVAGGLVVDGYAGGKLVALKLEDGQVQWETMVAHPRGRSEIERLVDLGGEPAVQSDMLYLAGFNGGLAAVSMAGGEVQWRIETVSGDTGPVVSGRSLYLTDDDSDVWRFETNIGGDMWRQGDLHQRRLTVPAVFQNLVVVGDFEGYVHFLSQEDGHIMGRIQVGKEPFAPKLVADDAHVYAYSKDGTLAALRVH; the protein is encoded by the coding sequence ATGAGTCGCCACGCCCTCGTGCCTCGCATTCCTGTCGCCCGGGCCCTGTTGCGGGGGGCGCTGTTGGCGTCGCTGTTGCCGCTGGCCGGTTGCGCCCAGCTCCAAGCGGTGAACGAGGGCTTCAACAGCCTGACGGAATACATCACCGGCAAGGACAATGCCGCGCCGCCGACGCCGTTGCAGGAAATCAAGGAAGAAGTCGCCGTGGAGGTGGTTTGGAAAGACACCGTCGGCGAGGGATACGATGGGCATTCACTCAACTTGATTCCGGCATTGGACGGCGATCGTCTCTACGTCGCCAGCCACGACGGCCACGTGGAGGCGCGGGACAAAAACACCGGCCAAGTGCTGTGGGCGGTCGATACGGGATATCCGTTTTCCGGCGGCATCGGCGTCGGCCCCGGTCACTTGTTGATCGGCACCGACAACGCCGACATGGTGGCGCTGAGCGCGACGGACGGCGCGCTGCAATGGCAGGCCACGGTGTCCAGCGAGGTGCTGTCCATTCCCAAAGAGGATAAAGGCTTCGTGGTGATCCGCTGCACCGACGGCCGTTTATACGGTCTGGACGCCGCTACGGGTGGGCGCCGCTGGTATTTCGAGCGTCCGGTGCCGGCCCTGTCCCTGCGCATCATGGGCGGCCCGGCCGTGGCGGGCGGCTTGGTGGTGGACGGTTACGCCGGCGGCAAGCTGGTGGCGCTGAAGCTGGAAGACGGCCAGGTGCAGTGGGAAACCATGGTGGCCCATCCGCGTGGACGTTCGGAGATCGAGCGTCTGGTGGACCTGGGCGGCGAACCGGCGGTGCAAAGCGACATGCTTTATCTGGCGGGATTCAACGGCGGCTTGGCGGCGGTATCCATGGCCGGCGGCGAAGTGCAGTGGCGTATCGAAACCGTTTCCGGCGACACCGGGCCGGTGGTGTCGGGGCGCTCGCTGTATCTCACCGACGACGACAGCGACGTTTGGCGCTTCGAAACCAATATCGGCGGCGATATGTGGCGGCAGGGCGATTTGCACCAGCGGCGCCTGACGGTGCCGGCGGTGTTCCAAAACCTCGTCGTAGTCGGCGATTTCGAAGGTTATGTGCATTTCTTGTCCCAGGAGGACGGTCACATCATGGGACGCATCCAGGTGGGCAAGGAACCCTTTGCCCCGAAATTGGTGGCCGACGACGCTCACGTTTACGCGTACAGTAAAGACGGCACGCTAGCCGCGCTGCGGGTGCACTGA
- a CDS encoding YfgM family protein: protein MEIYHSEEEQLEAIKRWWKENGPSAIVGVAIGAALILGYNLWQDHRRGQSEQASALYQEMVKATESKQIESAEKLNERIAQNYDGTVYATFARLAQAKLKADGGDMAAARRMLEAVLSSSVEDKFKHIARIRLGQVLLEVNEAPAALDLVEKAQAKGFGAFERDYELLKGDIYSALNRRDEARVAYQAAQRLGAASAALEMKLDEFGGAQEPAH from the coding sequence ATGGAAATCTATCATTCCGAAGAAGAACAATTAGAAGCCATCAAGCGCTGGTGGAAGGAAAACGGCCCGTCGGCCATCGTCGGCGTCGCCATCGGCGCGGCGCTTATCCTCGGCTACAACCTTTGGCAGGACCATCGCCGCGGCCAGTCGGAGCAGGCCTCCGCGTTGTACCAGGAAATGGTCAAGGCCACGGAGTCCAAGCAAATCGAAAGCGCCGAGAAGCTCAACGAGCGCATTGCGCAGAATTACGACGGCACCGTTTACGCTACCTTCGCCCGTCTGGCCCAAGCCAAGCTCAAGGCGGACGGCGGCGACATGGCGGCGGCGCGGCGCATGCTAGAGGCCGTGCTGTCCTCGTCGGTGGAAGACAAGTTCAAGCATATCGCCCGCATCCGCTTGGGCCAGGTGCTGCTGGAAGTCAACGAAGCACCGGCGGCGCTGGACTTGGTGGAAAAAGCCCAAGCCAAGGGCTTCGGCGCTTTCGAACGGGATTACGAGCTGCTCAAGGGCGATATTTACAGCGCCTTGAATCGCCGCGACGAGGCCCGCGTGGCTTACCAGGCCGCGCAGCGGTTGGGCGCGGCATCGGCCGCCCTGGAAATGAAGCTGGATGAGTTCGGCGGCGCCCAGGAGCCGGCGCACTGA
- the hisS gene encoding histidine--tRNA ligase produces the protein MSNKIQAIRGMHDILPDQSPRWQWVESVMRDILGGYGYQEIRTPIVEKTELFSRSIGEVTDIVEKEMYTFDDRNGDSLTLRPEGTAGCLRACIEHGLLFNQIQRLWYAGPMFRHERPQKGRYRQFQQVGVEAYGMAGPDIDVELILLTLRLWRKLGIADKLELQINTLGTAQERLAYRDKLVEYFRAHYDQLDEDSRRRLEGNPLRILDSKNPDLKPVIAGAPVLADYLGEESSAHFQGLTSALDRAGVAYTVNPRLVRGLDYYSRTVFEWVTQELGSQGTVCAGGRYDGLIEQLGERASHAIGFALGMERLIALLENTPLPVDGAPHAYVIRVGEAADQFAMLTAEALRDALPGIKLVLNCGGGSFKSQFKRADKSGALYALIVGDDEAAQGVVSIKALREEGEQVSLSQQDAAAYLSERLASLLKPKG, from the coding sequence ATGAGCAATAAGATTCAAGCAATTCGCGGCATGCACGACATCCTGCCGGACCAGTCGCCGCGCTGGCAGTGGGTGGAAAGCGTGATGCGCGATATCCTCGGCGGCTACGGCTACCAGGAGATCCGCACCCCCATCGTCGAGAAAACCGAGCTGTTTTCCCGCTCCATCGGGGAAGTGACCGACATCGTCGAAAAAGAGATGTACACCTTCGACGACCGCAACGGCGATTCCCTCACCCTGCGTCCGGAAGGCACCGCCGGTTGTTTGCGCGCCTGCATCGAGCACGGCCTGCTGTTCAACCAGATCCAGCGCCTGTGGTACGCCGGCCCTATGTTCCGCCACGAACGGCCACAGAAAGGCCGCTACCGCCAGTTCCAGCAAGTGGGGGTGGAAGCCTACGGCATGGCGGGTCCCGACATCGACGTGGAACTGATCCTGTTGACCCTGCGCCTGTGGCGCAAGCTGGGCATCGCCGACAAGCTGGAGCTGCAGATCAACACCCTCGGCACCGCCCAGGAGCGTCTGGCCTACCGCGACAAGCTGGTGGAATATTTCCGCGCCCACTACGACCAATTGGACGAGGACAGCCGCCGCCGCCTGGAAGGCAATCCCCTGCGTATCCTGGACAGCAAGAACCCCGACCTGAAGCCGGTGATCGCCGGTGCGCCGGTCCTGGCGGATTACTTGGGCGAAGAGTCCTCGGCCCATTTTCAAGGCCTGACCTCCGCCCTGGACCGGGCCGGCGTGGCCTACACCGTCAATCCGCGCCTGGTGCGCGGCCTGGACTATTACAGCCGCACGGTGTTCGAGTGGGTGACCCAGGAACTGGGCTCCCAGGGCACGGTATGCGCCGGCGGCCGCTACGATGGCTTGATCGAGCAACTGGGCGAGCGCGCCTCCCACGCCATCGGCTTCGCCTTGGGCATGGAGCGCCTCATCGCCTTGCTGGAAAACACCCCCCTGCCGGTGGACGGCGCGCCCCACGCCTACGTGATCCGCGTCGGCGAGGCGGCCGACCAATTCGCCATGTTGACGGCCGAGGCCTTGCGCGACGCTTTGCCCGGTATCAAACTGGTGCTCAACTGCGGCGGCGGCAGCTTCAAGAGCCAGTTCAAGCGGGCCGACAAGAGCGGTGCGCTGTACGCCTTGATCGTCGGCGACGACGAGGCCGCCCAAGGCGTCGTCAGCATCAAGGCATTGCGGGAAGAGGGCGAGCAGGTCAGCCTGTCGCAACAAGACGCCGCCGCCTATTTGTCCGAGCGCCTCGCTTCACTATTAAAGCCAAAAGGTTAG
- the pilW gene encoding type IV pilus biogenesis/stability protein PilW, with amino-acid sequence MMRTLLLLSVLIVAGCGLWSDKSEERRRSSDLYVRKGVAYLEAGRYENARADLEKALDLSSRNSEAHNALGVLFERLDKQDEARFHFKKAVGLDENNYGALNNYSRFLCSHGSYEEGIESLQQVIASKVYSQPWLALTNQGICYKSAGKIDEAERALRSALESGPDFAPALLEMARIAFDKKDYLKARAFLQRYAGSAQHTAETLWLAIRTEDALGNPASVRGYLVQLRERFPDSPETAEAKKTYAIR; translated from the coding sequence ATGATGCGAACTTTGCTTTTGTTGTCGGTCTTGATCGTCGCCGGTTGCGGCCTGTGGAGCGACAAAAGCGAAGAGCGCCGCCGCTCGTCGGACCTCTATGTGCGCAAAGGGGTGGCCTATTTGGAGGCCGGGCGTTACGAAAACGCCCGCGCCGATTTGGAGAAGGCGCTGGATTTGTCTTCGCGCAACAGCGAGGCGCATAACGCCTTGGGCGTGTTGTTCGAACGCCTCGACAAGCAGGACGAAGCCCGCTTCCATTTCAAAAAAGCCGTCGGCCTGGACGAGAATAATTACGGCGCGTTGAACAATTACAGCCGCTTCCTGTGCAGCCACGGTAGCTACGAAGAGGGTATCGAGTCCTTGCAGCAGGTGATCGCCAGCAAGGTCTATTCGCAGCCCTGGCTAGCCCTGACCAATCAGGGCATTTGCTACAAGTCGGCCGGAAAAATCGACGAGGCGGAGCGGGCTTTGCGCAGCGCCTTGGAAAGCGGCCCCGACTTCGCTCCCGCGTTGTTGGAAATGGCGCGCATCGCTTTCGACAAGAAAGACTACCTAAAGGCGCGCGCCTTCCTGCAGCGTTATGCCGGCTCGGCCCAACACACGGCGGAGACCCTGTGGCTGGCCATCCGTACGGAGGACGCGCTGGGCAATCCGGCTTCCGTGCGCGGCTACCTGGTCCAGTTGCGCGAGCGCTTCCCCGATTCCCCGGAAACGGCCGAAGCCAAAAAGACCTACGCGATCCGTTGA
- the rlmN gene encoding 23S rRNA (adenine(2503)-C(2))-methyltransferase RlmN: protein MNSAPAPVNTSASKVNLLDFDLKGLQAFLVEIGEKPFRAQQILQWIHQRGLDDFDEMSNLSKALRARLAEMAEIRAPEIVFEQKSGDGTRKWVLQLDDGNRIETVFIPEEGRGTLCVSSQVGCALECSFCSTARQGFNRNLTAAEIIGQVWTAQRRLGDEARLTNVVLMGMGEPLLNFNNVVTALNLMLDDFAYCMSKRRVTLSTSGVVPALDRLAEVTDVALAVSLHATDDALRDELVPINKKYPIRELLEACKRYVGQEGRRKVTFEYVLLDGVNDTPAHARALVRLLSKVPSKINLIPFNPFPNSGYRCSTPEAISRFQNILAAAGFTTIIRRTRGDDIDAACGQLVGKVEDRSRRTWRLQQVDAA, encoded by the coding sequence ATGAACTCTGCCCCCGCACCCGTTAATACGAGCGCAAGCAAAGTCAATCTGCTCGATTTCGACCTGAAGGGCCTGCAGGCCTTTTTGGTCGAGATCGGCGAAAAGCCGTTTCGCGCCCAGCAGATCCTGCAATGGATACACCAGCGCGGGCTGGACGATTTCGATGAAATGTCCAACCTGAGCAAGGCTTTGCGGGCCCGGCTGGCGGAAATGGCGGAAATCCGCGCGCCGGAAATCGTTTTCGAACAGAAATCCGGCGACGGCACCCGCAAATGGGTGTTGCAGCTGGACGACGGCAACCGCATCGAAACCGTCTTCATCCCCGAGGAAGGGCGCGGCACCTTGTGCGTGTCGTCCCAGGTAGGCTGCGCCCTGGAGTGCAGCTTCTGCTCCACCGCCCGCCAGGGCTTCAACCGCAACCTCACCGCCGCCGAAATCATCGGCCAGGTGTGGACGGCCCAGCGGCGTTTGGGCGACGAAGCGCGGCTGACCAACGTGGTGTTGATGGGCATGGGCGAGCCTCTGCTCAACTTCAACAACGTGGTGACCGCCCTCAACCTGATGCTGGACGACTTCGCCTACTGCATGTCCAAGCGGCGGGTGACCTTGAGCACCTCCGGCGTGGTGCCGGCGTTGGACCGGCTGGCCGAAGTGACCGACGTGGCTTTGGCCGTGTCCCTGCACGCCACCGACGACGCCTTGCGCGACGAGCTGGTGCCCATCAACAAGAAGTACCCCATCCGCGAGCTGCTGGAAGCCTGCAAGCGCTACGTCGGCCAGGAAGGCCGCCGCAAGGTGACTTTCGAATACGTGCTGCTGGACGGCGTCAACGACACGCCGGCCCACGCCAGGGCTTTGGTGCGGCTGCTCAGCAAAGTGCCGTCCAAGATCAACCTGATTCCGTTCAACCCCTTCCCCAATTCCGGCTACCGCTGTTCGACACCGGAGGCTATCTCCCGTTTCCAGAACATCCTGGCGGCGGCCGGCTTCACCACCATCATCCGCCGCACCCGCGGCGACGACATCGACGCGGCCTGCGGCCAGTTGGTGGGCAAGGTGGAAGACCGCAGCCGCCGCACCTGGCGGTTGCAACAGGTGGACGCCGCGTGA
- the ndk gene encoding nucleoside-diphosphate kinase, with protein sequence MAIERTLSIIKPDAVAKNVIGEIYSRFEKAGLRIVAAKMAHLSREQAEGFYAVHRERPFFNDLVSFMISGPVMIQALEGENAIAKHRDIMGATNPAQAAPGTIRADFAQSIDENAVHGSDGADTAAQEIAYFFAANELCPRTR encoded by the coding sequence ATGGCGATCGAACGCACTTTGTCCATCATCAAGCCGGACGCGGTAGCCAAAAATGTCATCGGCGAGATCTATTCCCGCTTTGAAAAGGCCGGCCTGCGCATTGTCGCCGCCAAGATGGCCCACCTCTCCCGCGAGCAGGCGGAAGGTTTCTACGCCGTGCATCGCGAGCGCCCCTTCTTCAACGACCTGGTCAGCTTCATGATCTCCGGTCCGGTGATGATCCAGGCGCTGGAAGGTGAAAACGCTATCGCCAAGCACCGCGACATCATGGGCGCCACCAACCCGGCCCAGGCCGCTCCCGGCACCATCCGCGCCGATTTCGCCCAGAGCATCGACGAAAACGCCGTGCACGGCTCCGACGGTGCCGACACCGCCGCGCAGGAAATCGCTTACTTCTTCGCTGCGAATGAACTCTGCCCCCGCACCCGTTAA
- a CDS encoding HesB/IscA family protein produces MTVQITEKAARQIEKQLAKRGGGLGLRLGVRKSGCSGFAYALDFADEMAADEQVFEQHGVKVLVRTEDLPVLEGIELDYTREGIGEAFRFNNPNVKATCGCGESFAV; encoded by the coding sequence ATGACCGTACAGATCACCGAAAAAGCCGCTCGCCAGATCGAAAAGCAGCTGGCTAAGCGCGGGGGCGGCCTGGGCTTGCGCCTGGGCGTGCGTAAAAGCGGCTGCTCAGGTTTTGCCTATGCGCTGGATTTCGCCGACGAGATGGCGGCGGACGAGCAGGTGTTCGAGCAGCACGGCGTCAAGGTGCTGGTGCGGACCGAGGACCTGCCGGTGTTGGAAGGCATCGAGCTGGATTACACCCGCGAAGGCATCGGCGAGGCCTTCCGCTTCAACAATCCCAACGTCAAGGCGACCTGCGGTTGCGGCGAGAGCTTCGCCGTCTGA
- a CDS encoding cysteine desulfurase family protein, which produces MLYLDHNAATPLDERVREAMEPFLGRFYGNPSSLYRLGRLSRDAVEAAREQVAALAGAIPSQVIFTSGGTEANNLALKGLAHALRGRTVAVGAGEHPSVLEPIRALAGDGVARHVIGVAADGKTDRACLAALPADTALVSLMWANNETGVIQDIPALMPALRDQGLWLHSDGVQAAGKIPLDFAASGLHMLSLSSHKIYGPKGAGALVADRALPLQPLLYGGGQERDLRSGTENVPAIVGFGKAAELARREMEERARHALQLRQSLEAALGAMPDVTVFAAGSPRLPNTVQFSVAGMDGEALVMALDRQGVAVSSGSACAGGAAEPSHVLLSMGVEPDTARGAVRVSFGAGNGADDVERFIAALKKARTAYI; this is translated from the coding sequence ATGCTTTACCTGGACCATAACGCCGCCACGCCTTTAGACGAAAGGGTGCGGGAGGCGATGGAGCCGTTCCTCGGCCGTTTTTACGGTAATCCGTCCAGCCTTTATCGCTTGGGCCGCTTGAGTCGCGATGCGGTGGAGGCGGCGCGGGAGCAGGTGGCCGCCCTGGCTGGCGCGATTCCTTCCCAAGTGATTTTCACCAGCGGCGGCACCGAGGCCAATAACTTGGCTTTGAAGGGCTTGGCCCACGCCCTGCGAGGACGGACCGTGGCGGTGGGCGCCGGCGAGCATCCGTCGGTGCTGGAGCCGATCCGCGCCTTGGCCGGGGACGGCGTCGCCCGGCATGTCATCGGCGTGGCGGCCGACGGCAAAACGGACCGCGCCTGCTTGGCGGCATTGCCGGCCGATACCGCCCTGGTTTCCTTGATGTGGGCCAACAACGAAACCGGCGTGATCCAGGACATTCCCGCTTTGATGCCGGCGCTGCGCGACCAAGGGCTGTGGCTGCACAGCGACGGCGTGCAGGCGGCGGGCAAGATTCCTCTGGACTTTGCCGCTTCCGGTCTGCACATGTTGAGCTTGTCCTCCCACAAAATCTACGGCCCGAAAGGCGCGGGAGCCCTCGTCGCCGACCGGGCGCTGCCGCTGCAACCCTTGCTGTACGGCGGCGGCCAGGAGCGGGATTTGCGCTCCGGCACGGAAAACGTGCCCGCCATCGTCGGCTTCGGCAAGGCGGCGGAATTGGCGCGGAGGGAGATGGAGGAGCGGGCGCGGCATGCGCTGCAATTGCGCCAAAGCTTGGAGGCGGCGCTCGGCGCGATGCCGGACGTAACCGTCTTCGCCGCCGGCAGCCCGCGTTTGCCCAACACCGTGCAATTCAGCGTGGCGGGCATGGACGGCGAAGCGCTGGTGATGGCCCTCGATCGCCAGGGCGTGGCGGTGTCCAGCGGTTCCGCCTGTGCCGGCGGCGCGGCCGAACCCAGCCATGTGCTGCTGTCCATGGGGGTCGAGCCCGACACGGCGCGCGGCGCGGTGCGGGTCAGCTTTGGCGCCGGCAACGGTGCGGACGACGTGGAGCGCTTCATTGCCGCCTTGAAAAAGGCCCGCACGGCCTACATTTAG
- the iscR gene encoding Fe-S cluster assembly transcriptional regulator IscR has translation MKLTTKGRYAVTAMLDLAFHSDKKPVTLTDIAKRQNISLSYLEQLFARLRRAGMVEGVRGPGGGYQLSRGAGEISVADIIAAVDETMDSTRCGGKGNCQNSQPCLTHELWMGLSEQIRQYLDGISLRDLIDRHGVRQVADRQDRQVSHYMDLMIHRDSTA, from the coding sequence GTGAAATTGACGACCAAAGGTCGCTATGCCGTCACCGCCATGCTGGATTTGGCGTTCCATAGCGACAAAAAGCCGGTAACGTTGACCGATATCGCCAAGCGTCAAAACATTTCACTGTCCTATCTGGAGCAGTTGTTCGCCCGCTTGCGCCGCGCCGGTATGGTGGAAGGGGTGCGCGGCCCCGGCGGCGGTTACCAACTGAGCCGGGGAGCCGGCGAAATCAGCGTGGCGGACATCATCGCCGCGGTGGACGAAACCATGGATTCCACCCGCTGCGGCGGCAAGGGCAATTGCCAGAACAGCCAGCCTTGTCTGACCCACGAGCTGTGGATGGGCTTGAGCGAGCAGATCCGCCAGTATTTGGACGGTATCAGCCTGCGGGATTTGATTGATCGCCACGGCGTGCGCCAAGTGGCCGACCGTCAAGACCGCCAAGTTTCCCACTACATGGATTTGATGATCCACCGCGACTCCACCGCCTGA
- the cysE gene encoding serine O-acetyltransferase, with translation MKNLFQWLKQETDCIFERDPAAQSLLEVVTTYPGFHAMLLHRVSHRLWRGGWHWPARFLAFLARWFTGIEIHPGARIGRGFFIDHGMGVVIGETAEIGDGCTLYHGVTLGGTSWNKGKRHPTLGNGVVIGAGAKVLGPINIGDGARIGSNSVVLKDVPAGATVVGIPAHVVDRKRSADQAKREAFAARIGFDAYGTTADMQDPVDRALHRMLDHIHAQDEQLKCMRQALKALGAQMDVGPLPGLADCGLDEADESDGQ, from the coding sequence ATGAAGAACCTATTTCAGTGGCTTAAGCAAGAAACCGACTGCATTTTCGAGCGCGACCCGGCGGCCCAGTCGCTGCTGGAGGTGGTGACCACCTATCCGGGGTTCCACGCGATGCTGTTGCACCGGGTCAGTCACCGCTTGTGGCGAGGCGGTTGGCACTGGCCGGCACGTTTTTTGGCGTTTTTGGCGCGCTGGTTCACCGGCATCGAGATCCATCCCGGCGCGCGTATCGGCCGAGGCTTCTTTATCGACCACGGCATGGGGGTGGTGATCGGCGAAACGGCCGAGATCGGCGACGGTTGCACCCTTTATCACGGCGTCACGCTGGGCGGCACCAGCTGGAATAAGGGCAAGCGCCACCCCACCCTGGGCAACGGCGTGGTGATCGGCGCCGGCGCCAAGGTGCTGGGCCCCATCAACATCGGCGACGGCGCCCGTATCGGCTCCAACTCGGTGGTGCTCAAGGACGTGCCCGCCGGGGCGACGGTGGTCGGTATTCCCGCCCACGTGGTCGATCGCAAGCGCAGCGCGGATCAGGCCAAGCGGGAGGCTTTCGCCGCCCGCATCGGCTTCGACGCCTACGGCACCACCGCCGATATGCAGGATCCGGTGGACCGCGCCCTGCACCGCATGTTGGACCACATCCACGCCCAGGACGAGCAGTTGAAGTGCATGCGCCAAGCGCTCAAAGCCTTGGGGGCGCAGATGGACGTGGGGCCGCTGCCGGGATTGGCCGATTGCGGACTTGACGAAGCGGACGAGAGTGACGGTCAATAA
- a CDS encoding RNA methyltransferase, which yields MALANIRIVMVETSHPGNIGAAARAMKNMGLSDLCLVRPRDFPSAEATARASGADDVLSAAQVCDSLEQAIADCQLVVGASARDRWVTWPELTARACAETLWPQLETSRIAIVFGREHSGLTNSELDLCQYLLRIPCNSEFSSLNVGAAVQVVAYEFFQAATAEARAAASLSDPASGEEMESFFRHLRQTLFDIGFFHATKSGPSLMRRLRRLFHRARLEKKEVHMLRGILSQMQIRLERLNAE from the coding sequence TTGGCGCTAGCGAACATCCGTATCGTGATGGTGGAGACCAGTCATCCGGGCAATATCGGCGCCGCCGCGCGGGCCATGAAAAACATGGGCTTGAGCGATTTGTGCCTGGTGCGGCCGAGGGACTTTCCCAGCGCGGAGGCCACCGCTCGCGCTTCCGGCGCGGACGACGTGTTGTCCGCGGCGCAGGTGTGCGACTCCTTGGAGCAGGCCATCGCCGATTGCCAGTTGGTGGTGGGCGCCAGCGCGCGGGATCGCTGGGTGACGTGGCCCGAGCTGACGGCCCGCGCTTGCGCGGAAACCCTGTGGCCCCAACTTGAAACCAGCCGCATCGCCATCGTCTTCGGCCGGGAGCACTCCGGCTTGACCAACAGCGAGCTGGACTTGTGTCAGTACCTGTTGCGCATCCCCTGCAACAGCGAATTCAGCTCGCTCAACGTGGGCGCGGCGGTACAGGTGGTGGCGTACGAGTTTTTCCAGGCGGCCACGGCGGAAGCGCGCGCCGCGGCATCCCTGTCCGATCCCGCCAGCGGCGAGGAGATGGAGTCCTTTTTCCGCCATCTTCGGCAAACCTTGTTCGACATCGGCTTTTTCCACGCCACCAAGTCGGGGCCTTCCTTGATGCGCCGCCTACGCCGCTTGTTCCACCGGGCGCGGCTGGAGAAAAAGGAGGTGCATATGCTGCGCGGCATACTCAGCCAGATGCAGATCCGCCTCGAACGTCTGAATGCGGAATGA